Proteins co-encoded in one uncultured Draconibacterium sp. genomic window:
- the murA gene encoding UDP-N-acetylglucosamine 1-carboxyvinyltransferase yields MSTFKIEGGFKLKGDLEPQGAKNEALQIICATLLTAEQTIIENIPEIRDVLKLIEILKGLGVQVTRLSKGQYSFDASEVDINFLKSPEYAKQAAVLRGSIMIIGPLLARFGQGFIPQPGGDKIGRRRVDTHFIGLQKLGAHFDFDIENKWYSVSTEKLTGAYMLLDEASVTGTANIVMAAVLAEGTTTIYNAACEPYLQQLCKMLVSMGAKIEGIGSNLLTIEGVSSLTGCTHRILPDMIEVGSFIGLAAMTASEINIKNVGIEHLGIIPESFRRLGINVEQNGDDLLIKDTEHYEIDSYIDGSIMTFSDAPWPGLTPDLLSVFLVVATQAKGSVLIHQKMFESRLFFVDKLIDMGAQIILCDPHRATVIGLDRKNTLRATKMVSPDIRAGIALLIAAMSAKGTSAIDNIEQIDRGYENIDGRLNALGARISRM; encoded by the coding sequence ATGTCGACTTTCAAAATTGAAGGTGGTTTTAAATTAAAAGGAGACCTTGAGCCACAAGGAGCAAAAAACGAGGCGCTTCAAATAATATGTGCCACCCTGTTAACTGCCGAACAAACGATCATTGAGAATATTCCTGAAATTCGGGATGTCCTGAAATTAATTGAAATTCTGAAAGGATTGGGGGTTCAGGTAACACGCCTATCGAAAGGTCAATATAGTTTCGACGCCTCCGAAGTAGACATCAACTTTCTAAAAAGTCCTGAATACGCCAAACAGGCAGCCGTACTTCGTGGCTCGATAATGATTATAGGCCCACTTTTGGCTCGTTTCGGTCAAGGATTTATTCCGCAACCGGGTGGCGATAAAATTGGCCGCCGCAGAGTTGACACTCACTTTATTGGTCTTCAGAAACTGGGAGCCCATTTTGATTTCGATATTGAAAACAAATGGTACTCCGTTTCAACCGAAAAACTTACCGGTGCTTATATGTTGCTCGACGAAGCTTCAGTTACCGGAACGGCAAACATTGTAATGGCCGCCGTTTTAGCCGAAGGAACCACCACAATTTACAATGCAGCCTGCGAACCTTATCTGCAGCAATTGTGTAAGATGCTGGTTTCCATGGGGGCAAAAATTGAAGGAATTGGTTCCAACCTGCTTACCATAGAAGGTGTTTCATCGTTAACAGGATGCACACACCGTATACTTCCCGACATGATTGAAGTCGGAAGTTTTATTGGCCTCGCAGCCATGACAGCTTCCGAAATCAACATTAAAAATGTAGGTATTGAGCACCTGGGAATTATCCCCGAATCATTTCGTCGGCTGGGAATTAATGTAGAACAAAATGGCGACGACCTGCTGATAAAAGATACTGAACATTACGAAATCGATTCGTACATCGATGGATCGATAATGACCTTCTCGGATGCGCCCTGGCCGGGACTTACTCCCGACCTGCTGAGTGTTTTCCTGGTAGTGGCCACACAAGCCAAAGGAAGTGTGCTTATTCATCAGAAAATGTTTGAAAGCCGATTATTCTTTGTCGATAAACTAATTGATATGGGAGCGCAAATTATTCTTTGCGATCCACACCGCGCCACTGTTATTGGCCTCGACCGGAAAAATACATTGCGAGCCACAAAAATGGTATCGCCCGATATTCGTGCAGGCATTGCACTTTTAATCGCTGCCATGTCTGCAAAGGGAACCAGCGCCATTGATAACATCGAGCAAATAGACCGCGGTTACGAAAACATCGATGGCCGGTTAAATGCCCTCGGAGCTCGTATCTCAAGAATGTAA
- a CDS encoding DUF4290 domain-containing protein yields MDYNTKRKKMALPEYGRNIQNMVDYLLTIEDREKRNKSAQTVIDVMGNLFPHFRDVQEFRHKLWDHLAIMSDFQLDIDYPYDPPSPESLKERPNTVPYTKHRIKHKHYGRTMELLIQEADNFEGEERDIIIEQLANHMKKSYLSWNKDAVEDHMIFNDLEEMSHGKLKVPEGTQLADAKTLVSAPKKKKIKKKK; encoded by the coding sequence ATGGATTATAATACCAAGAGAAAAAAAATGGCCCTTCCTGAATATGGAAGAAATATACAAAACATGGTTGATTACCTGCTAACCATCGAAGACCGCGAAAAAAGAAATAAATCGGCACAAACGGTTATCGATGTTATGGGCAACCTTTTTCCTCATTTTCGCGATGTTCAGGAATTCAGACACAAACTCTGGGATCACCTGGCCATTATGTCCGATTTTCAACTTGACATTGATTATCCTTACGATCCGCCATCGCCGGAATCGTTAAAAGAACGTCCCAATACAGTACCTTACACTAAACACCGCATAAAACACAAACACTATGGGCGCACCATGGAACTGTTGATTCAGGAAGCCGATAACTTTGAAGGTGAAGAGCGCGATATCATTATCGAACAACTGGCCAACCACATGAAAAAGTCGTATCTGTCGTGGAATAAAGATGCAGTTGAGGACCATATGATTTTTAACGATCTGGAGGAAATGTCGCACGGCAAATTAAAAGTACCTGAGGGAACTCAACTAGCCGACGCCAAAACATTGGTTAGTGCTCCCAAAAAGAAAAAAATAAAGAAGAAAAAATAG
- a CDS encoding UvrD-helicase domain-containing protein — MFDYLQNLNGAQREAVLRTEGPALVIAGAGSGKTRVLTYRIANLLKQGAKPSSILSLTFTNKAAREMKERIASVVGENTARYLWMGTFHSIFARILRFEHETIGYPANFTIYDSADSKSLIKTIIKTFQLDDKIYKPGVVASRISMAKNNLITPNAYENSAEIRTADKSMRMPQIAQIYKEYAKRCLLSGAMDFDDLLLKTNVLFRDHPEVLKRYQERFGYVMVDEYQDTNYSQYLIVKKLAAGHKNICVVGDDAQSIYSFRGARIENILNFKSDYPEHKVFKLEQNYRSTQTIVNAANSIIAKNKRQIPKKVFSENATGKPIKLISALTDNEEGFLVAQEIAQLQLRDHYKYEDFAILYRTNMQSRIFEESLRKRNIPYKIYGGLSFYQRKEIKDLISYFRMTINPADNEALKRIINYPARGIGATTLAKLEAAAINNETSIWKIVSDLPTVNHANLNKGTAGKILNFVGLIQKFMQLSEDSDAFDTAKTIAEQTGILKELYTDKSPEGLSRHENIQELLNGIQEFSINAKETGEPEKLENYLEDVALLTDQDSEKEEDRDKVTLMTVHSSKGLEFKNVFVVGMEENLFPSNQNGDNKPETLEEERRLFYVALTRAEENAWFSYANQRYRWGNLDFCTPSRFLEEIDEQFLDTSGIAASSSPTRRAQQNDDIQPERYHKNSVRRQPPGAFKTPESQNFFNKKLVSLKESSRAQNTFQGDAPEKIQTGMVVEHQRFGEGKVINIEGAAPNIKATVFFKSGTQKQLLLKFAKLKIKG; from the coding sequence GTGTTTGATTATCTTCAAAATTTAAACGGAGCCCAACGAGAGGCTGTTCTTCGTACCGAAGGACCTGCTCTGGTTATTGCAGGAGCCGGGTCGGGGAAAACGCGTGTATTAACGTATCGTATTGCCAATTTGCTAAAACAGGGTGCTAAGCCGTCAAGCATTTTATCGCTGACTTTTACCAACAAAGCTGCCCGTGAAATGAAAGAACGTATTGCCAGCGTGGTAGGCGAAAACACCGCCCGCTACCTGTGGATGGGTACTTTCCACAGTATTTTTGCGCGTATTTTGCGCTTTGAACACGAAACCATCGGCTACCCGGCAAACTTTACCATTTACGATAGTGCCGACAGTAAAAGCCTGATAAAAACGATTATTAAAACTTTTCAGCTCGACGATAAAATTTACAAACCGGGCGTGGTTGCCAGCCGTATTTCGATGGCAAAAAATAATCTGATTACACCAAATGCGTACGAAAACTCTGCCGAAATTCGCACAGCGGATAAAAGCATGCGTATGCCACAAATTGCACAAATCTATAAAGAATATGCCAAACGCTGTTTGCTTTCAGGAGCTATGGATTTCGACGATTTGCTGCTGAAAACAAACGTATTGTTTCGCGATCATCCTGAGGTGTTAAAAAGATACCAGGAGCGTTTTGGTTACGTGATGGTTGACGAGTATCAGGATACCAACTACTCGCAATACCTGATTGTAAAAAAATTGGCTGCCGGGCATAAAAACATTTGTGTGGTAGGCGACGATGCACAGAGTATTTACTCCTTTCGTGGAGCACGTATCGAAAATATTCTGAATTTCAAATCGGATTATCCGGAGCATAAGGTGTTTAAGTTGGAGCAAAACTACCGCTCAACACAAACCATAGTAAATGCTGCCAACAGTATAATTGCCAAAAACAAACGGCAAATTCCGAAAAAGGTTTTTTCTGAAAATGCCACCGGAAAACCCATAAAGTTAATTTCGGCTTTAACCGATAACGAAGAAGGTTTTTTGGTAGCGCAGGAAATTGCACAGTTGCAGTTGCGCGATCATTACAAATACGAAGACTTTGCGATTTTATACCGCACCAACATGCAATCAAGAATTTTTGAGGAATCGTTGCGAAAAAGAAACATTCCCTACAAAATTTATGGTGGCTTAAGTTTCTACCAACGCAAGGAAATTAAAGATCTTATCTCCTATTTCCGAATGACGATCAACCCGGCCGATAACGAAGCGCTAAAACGTATTATCAATTACCCGGCGCGTGGAATTGGAGCCACCACCCTTGCGAAACTGGAGGCAGCAGCCATAAATAACGAAACATCGATTTGGAAAATTGTTAGCGATTTACCTACCGTTAATCATGCCAATTTAAATAAAGGAACCGCTGGAAAAATTCTGAACTTTGTGGGATTAATTCAGAAGTTTATGCAACTGTCAGAAGACAGCGATGCTTTTGATACAGCCAAAACCATTGCCGAACAAACTGGTATCCTGAAAGAATTGTATACCGACAAATCACCCGAAGGCTTGAGCCGCCACGAAAACATTCAGGAATTGTTGAATGGTATTCAGGAATTTAGCATAAACGCCAAAGAAACCGGCGAACCCGAGAAATTGGAAAACTACCTTGAAGATGTGGCTCTGCTTACCGACCAGGATAGCGAAAAAGAAGAAGACCGCGATAAAGTGACACTGATGACGGTACACTCATCAAAAGGTCTGGAATTTAAAAATGTGTTTGTTGTAGGGATGGAAGAAAACCTCTTCCCATCAAACCAAAATGGCGATAACAAACCAGAAACACTGGAAGAAGAACGCCGACTATTTTATGTGGCACTAACCCGCGCCGAAGAAAATGCATGGTTCTCGTATGCCAACCAGCGCTACCGTTGGGGAAACCTTGATTTTTGCACGCCAAGTCGTTTTCTTGAAGAAATTGATGAGCAGTTTCTTGATACTTCGGGAATTGCAGCGTCCTCCTCTCCAACACGCCGGGCACAGCAAAACGACGACATTCAACCCGAACGCTATCACAAAAATTCTGTTCGTCGTCAGCCACCCGGAGCATTTAAAACACCCGAGTCGCAAAACTTTTTCAATAAAAAACTCGTTTCATTAAAAGAAAGTAGCAGAGCGCAAAACACTTTTCAGGGCGATGCACCGGAAAAAATACAGACAGGGATGGTTGTAGAACACCAACGTTTTGGCGAAGGAAAAGTAATTAATATTGAAGGCGCTGCCCCAAATATAAAAGCTACCGTGTTTTTTAAATCGGGTACACAGAAGCAGTTGCTGCTAAAATTCGCCAAACTAAAAATTAAAGGATAA
- a CDS encoding gliding motility-associated C-terminal domain-containing protein, with amino-acid sequence MKRSLFIVIILVFSISALQAQISSPGADANDVTQYPVFPETDDIFIFCVNDSSAEVGTLTATTTLTGTKNWLWEKYDETTGAFSSEYEESTDAASSQINALADGCYRVTITQGATTEIDRAWVFNNWMYAGGEVTVSDCEHFVITGEMNSAVLTYFDLSNNAPVFVNKDVQVEWLEDGDRIASVINLTVYDPPTENTNYTLRVYDKFGCEAQATVLYESIVTKASFAASPMKGEAPLEVTFSNNSENGTAGYYEWFFYRDLNEIKEEVEGGATGEIDSIMLVAYDDAPVYTFENSGIYMVKLVAKHLSDSLTCVDTTYLDDYIDIEPSLIEVPNVFTPNGDLLNDEFVVNFKSMQSLEINIFNRWGKRVHYWKSGDVRGFEDTWAETVWDGKIGGRYASPGVYFYDVVGTGRDGEKHKKHGFVHLFRDKD; translated from the coding sequence ATGAAGCGAAGTCTTTTTATTGTAATTATTCTGGTATTTTCAATTTCTGCTCTCCAGGCACAAATCTCTTCGCCCGGAGCCGATGCCAACGATGTAACACAATATCCGGTATTTCCGGAAACTGACGATATTTTTATTTTCTGTGTTAACGATTCCTCTGCCGAAGTTGGTACTTTAACCGCCACTACCACACTAACAGGAACGAAAAACTGGTTGTGGGAAAAGTACGACGAAACAACCGGAGCTTTTAGTTCGGAATACGAGGAAAGTACCGACGCCGCTTCGTCGCAGATAAATGCACTGGCTGATGGTTGCTACCGTGTAACTATTACACAGGGGGCTACAACGGAGATTGACCGTGCGTGGGTTTTTAACAATTGGATGTATGCCGGAGGAGAAGTTACCGTCTCAGATTGCGAACATTTTGTGATTACTGGCGAAATGAATTCGGCGGTGTTAACATATTTTGATTTAAGCAACAATGCACCTGTTTTTGTAAATAAAGATGTACAGGTGGAATGGCTGGAAGATGGCGACCGAATTGCATCGGTAATTAACCTAACGGTTTATGATCCGCCAACTGAAAATACCAACTATACTTTGCGTGTTTACGATAAATTTGGCTGCGAGGCACAGGCAACCGTTTTGTACGAATCGATTGTTACTAAAGCCAGTTTTGCTGCTAGCCCGATGAAGGGGGAAGCACCGCTTGAGGTTACTTTTTCGAATAACTCTGAAAATGGGACAGCGGGTTATTACGAGTGGTTTTTCTATCGCGATTTAAATGAGATTAAAGAGGAGGTTGAAGGGGGAGCAACAGGCGAAATTGACAGTATAATGCTTGTTGCTTACGATGATGCTCCGGTATATACTTTCGAAAATTCAGGAATTTATATGGTGAAGTTGGTTGCCAAACATCTTTCTGATTCGTTAACCTGTGTTGATACTACTTATCTGGATGATTACATTGATATTGAGCCTTCGTTAATTGAAGTTCCCAACGTCTTTACGCCTAACGGAGATCTCTTGAATGATGAATTTGTGGTGAATTTTAAATCGATGCAAAGTCTTGAAATAAATATTTTTAACCGCTGGGGCAAACGTGTCCATTATTGGAAAAGCGGAGATGTGCGTGGTTTTGAGGATACCTGGGCCGAAACCGTTTGGGATGGTAAAATTGGTGGACGTTATGCCAGCCCCGGAGTTTATTTTTATGATGTTGTAGGCACTGGCCGTGATGGTGAAAAACACAAAAAGCATGGATTTGTGCATTTGTTCCGCGATAAGGATTAG
- a CDS encoding elongation factor G, whose product MKVYKTDEVRNIALVGNAGSGKTTLAEAMLFEGGVINRKGDVGAKNTVSDYNPIEQDYGNSVFSTLMHTEYNGKKINIMDTPGMDDLCGGVVSSLSVTALGLLTINASNGVEAGTEAAARHADKANTPLVVVLNQLDHENSNYESTLEECKTAFGNKITIIQYPVNAGTGFSAIIDVLKMKMYTYKDESGKPEISDIPESELEKAEELHNELVEKAAENEEALMELYFDKGTLTEDEMRKGIKLGMLELTLYPVFCTTAKKSIGVGRLMEFITNIAPAPKEKKMTEIISGKEVKMDASEPTSLFVFKTAVEPHVGEITYFKVMSGVAKEGIDLINSKTGNKERLSQVFVPDGKSREKVDELHAGDLGCTVKLKETRFNQTLAAKEIGTEFAPIVFPTPRHTVAAKAIADADDEKVGEILSKIKYEDPTYVIEYSKELKQQLIHAQGEYHLNVLKWYFDNVHKVDVEYLKPKIPYRETITKPAQADYRHKKQSGGAGQFGEVHMIIEPYEEGAEPKKMFKFGDKEQKISVRAVEEHKLDWGGKLVFVNSIVGGSIDARFLPAILKGIMEKIEEGPLTGSYARDIIVYVYDGKMHPVDSNEISFKLAGRNAFSMAFKNAGPKILEPILNLEVWVPSDRMGDAMSDLQGRRAMIMGMGSEKGMEKITAKVPQKEMYKYTTALSSITGGRGVFKISFDGYEKVPSDVQEELLKAYEAEQEEE is encoded by the coding sequence ATGAAAGTTTATAAAACCGATGAAGTTCGGAACATTGCGTTAGTTGGTAATGCTGGCAGTGGGAAAACCACCCTTGCAGAAGCTATGCTGTTCGAGGGTGGAGTTATTAATCGCAAGGGTGATGTTGGTGCAAAAAATACCGTATCAGACTACAACCCGATTGAGCAGGATTATGGCAATTCTGTTTTTTCGACCTTAATGCACACTGAATACAACGGAAAAAAAATAAATATTATGGACACCCCCGGGATGGACGATCTTTGTGGTGGTGTTGTATCGTCGTTAAGTGTTACAGCACTTGGCTTATTAACCATAAACGCTTCAAATGGAGTTGAAGCCGGTACTGAAGCTGCTGCCCGCCATGCAGACAAAGCAAACACACCACTTGTTGTGGTTCTTAATCAACTCGATCACGAAAACTCGAATTACGAGAGCACACTGGAAGAATGCAAAACTGCCTTTGGTAATAAAATCACTATTATCCAGTACCCTGTTAACGCTGGCACAGGTTTTTCGGCAATTATAGATGTACTTAAAATGAAAATGTACACTTATAAAGATGAAAGTGGCAAACCTGAGATTTCTGACATTCCAGAGTCGGAGCTTGAAAAAGCAGAAGAACTGCACAACGAATTGGTAGAGAAAGCCGCCGAAAACGAGGAAGCTTTAATGGAATTGTATTTCGATAAAGGAACACTTACCGAAGACGAAATGCGTAAAGGTATTAAGCTGGGAATGCTAGAGCTGACTCTTTACCCTGTATTTTGTACCACGGCAAAGAAAAGCATTGGTGTTGGTCGTTTAATGGAGTTTATTACCAACATTGCTCCGGCACCAAAGGAAAAGAAGATGACTGAAATCATTTCTGGTAAAGAAGTAAAAATGGATGCATCGGAACCAACCAGCCTTTTTGTTTTCAAAACAGCTGTTGAGCCACATGTTGGCGAAATCACTTATTTTAAAGTGATGTCGGGAGTTGCAAAAGAAGGCATTGATCTCATCAACTCGAAAACAGGTAATAAAGAACGTTTATCGCAAGTGTTTGTACCCGATGGAAAAAGCCGCGAGAAGGTAGATGAACTTCATGCAGGCGACCTGGGCTGTACTGTTAAATTAAAAGAAACCAGGTTTAACCAAACGCTGGCAGCAAAAGAAATAGGAACTGAGTTTGCCCCCATCGTATTCCCTACCCCGCGCCATACAGTAGCAGCCAAAGCTATTGCCGACGCTGACGATGAAAAAGTAGGTGAAATTTTAAGCAAAATCAAATACGAAGACCCAACCTACGTAATTGAGTATTCGAAAGAGTTAAAACAACAACTAATACACGCACAAGGCGAATACCACCTGAATGTGTTAAAATGGTATTTCGACAACGTGCATAAAGTTGACGTGGAATACCTGAAACCAAAAATTCCATATCGCGAAACAATTACAAAACCAGCACAAGCAGATTATCGTCACAAAAAACAATCAGGTGGTGCCGGTCAGTTTGGTGAAGTGCACATGATTATTGAACCATACGAAGAAGGTGCAGAGCCTAAAAAGATGTTCAAATTTGGCGATAAAGAACAGAAAATTTCAGTTCGTGCCGTTGAAGAACACAAATTGGACTGGGGTGGCAAACTGGTTTTTGTAAATAGTATTGTTGGGGGATCGATCGACGCCCGTTTTTTACCGGCGATTCTGAAAGGAATTATGGAAAAAATTGAGGAGGGTCCGCTTACCGGTTCGTATGCCCGCGATATTATCGTTTATGTTTACGACGGAAAAATGCACCCGGTTGACTCGAACGAAATTTCGTTTAAATTGGCCGGACGTAATGCCTTCAGCATGGCCTTTAAAAATGCCGGACCTAAAATTCTTGAACCAATCTTAAATCTTGAAGTGTGGGTACCATCAGACCGCATGGGTGATGCCATGAGTGACCTGCAGGGACGACGCGCCATGATTATGGGCATGGGCTCGGAAAAAGGCATGGAGAAAATTACAGCCAAAGTACCACAAAAGGAAATGTACAAATACACCACTGCGCTGAGCTCAATTACCGGCGGAAGAGGCGTGTTTAAAATAAGTTTCGACGGATACGAAAAAGTACCTTCGGATGTACAGGAAGAACTACTGAAAGCTTACGAAGCCGAACAGGAAGAAGAATAG
- a CDS encoding DUF2061 domain-containing protein: MAKENGDIVERKRRSIVKTISWRTIGTIDTILISWFVVGDINFAVTIGGVELFTKMTLYFFHERAWNKISFGRVKYTPIEYEI; encoded by the coding sequence ATGGCAAAAGAAAATGGAGATATAGTTGAGCGTAAACGAAGGAGTATCGTAAAAACGATCTCCTGGCGTACGATTGGCACCATCGATACCATTCTGATTTCGTGGTTTGTGGTGGGCGATATAAATTTTGCAGTTACCATCGGCGGTGTCGAGCTCTTTACAAAAATGACATTATACTTTTTTCATGAACGTGCCTGGAACAAAATCAGCTTCGGAAGGGTTAAATATACACCAATTGAATACGAAATTTAA
- a CDS encoding NAD(P)-dependent oxidoreductase: MADKNFLPIAIDITNQKILIVGGGKSAYSKLKILQRHNAEVEILAIDVCDEIKNSGVKYIEVPYDRKYLKDYLMLYSCSNNEELDRQIERDCREEKVLVNIHDKPSRCQFVSPAIYRHGKISVAVSSNGENVYESIRIRNLIKDKLQLD, translated from the coding sequence ATGGCAGACAAGAATTTTTTACCAATAGCAATTGATATTACCAACCAGAAAATACTGATTGTTGGTGGCGGAAAGAGTGCTTACAGCAAGCTGAAGATTTTGCAGCGCCACAATGCCGAGGTTGAAATACTGGCCATTGATGTATGCGACGAAATAAAAAACAGCGGAGTGAAATATATTGAAGTACCATACGACAGAAAGTATTTAAAAGACTATTTAATGCTTTATTCCTGCTCGAATAACGAAGAGCTCGACCGGCAAATTGAAAGGGACTGCCGCGAAGAAAAGGTATTAGTTAATATTCATGATAAACCATCTCGCTGTCAGTTTGTTTCTCCTGCTATCTACCGACATGGAAAAATTTCGGTGGCGGTAAGCTCGAATGGCGAGAATGTTTATGAATCGATAAGAATACGAAATTTAATAAAAGATAAGTTGCAACTAGATTGA
- a CDS encoding assimilatory sulfite reductase (NADPH) flavoprotein subunit, with protein MSLKTNPLNDAQLSALGQLVEGLNKEQTVWLNGYFEGRLAALGGVDVPGVGGTTVSAAAAPPPQSAIKLTILYGTETGHSQGLAEKLGEKASFKGIDAQVLSLYDYNYKKLNEEDNVAIIVSTHGEGDPPDMAEDFYKYVTGPRAPQLDGVNYSVLALGDKTYKHFCKTGEEIDEALKSRGGYRVTQAVKCDVDYEQPSETWMNLFLLNLTPAETSEPVVAGASTASVSGNGAGGFGEEFSKSNPYMATVLEKVRITGSDSDKEVYHVELSLEGSGLEYEPGDSLGIFTKNPEALVGDILAFTGFDPEQKVDIEEEEYSIKEALSHHLEITLLTFDLLNKYQEKTKNAELAKLLADDEALDAYLYGHDVLDLLEDYPYEWNAHKLVEVLRPIPPRLYSISSSMESVGEEVHVTVSVVRYERKNRKRNGACSSHLADSIEIDEQIPVYIDKNPSFKLPANGSKIIMVGAGTGVAPYRAFMQHRESLGIKGESWLFFGDRRFSSDFLYQTEWQKLLKNEVLTKIDVAFSRDQEEKIYVQHKLKEQQKEVFDWLENGAHLYLCGDMKYMAKDVNKALLDIIQTQGGISEEQAEKYVKNLKREKRFQTDVY; from the coding sequence ATGAGTTTAAAAACAAATCCATTAAATGATGCACAGTTGAGTGCTTTAGGCCAGTTGGTTGAAGGCTTGAATAAGGAGCAGACTGTATGGTTGAATGGTTATTTTGAAGGGCGGTTGGCAGCCCTGGGAGGCGTAGACGTGCCAGGTGTTGGAGGTACAACAGTAAGTGCAGCGGCGGCCCCACCACCCCAAAGTGCTATTAAGCTTACCATTTTATATGGTACCGAAACCGGACATTCGCAGGGACTGGCCGAAAAATTAGGAGAGAAAGCTTCGTTTAAAGGAATTGATGCCCAGGTTTTGAGTTTGTACGATTACAACTACAAAAAGCTGAACGAAGAAGATAATGTAGCCATAATTGTTAGTACGCATGGCGAGGGCGATCCGCCGGATATGGCTGAAGATTTTTACAAATATGTAACCGGGCCGCGCGCGCCTCAGCTTGATGGAGTAAACTATTCGGTGCTGGCGCTTGGAGATAAAACGTATAAACATTTCTGTAAAACCGGCGAAGAAATTGATGAGGCTTTAAAAAGCCGCGGTGGTTACCGCGTTACGCAAGCTGTAAAATGCGATGTGGATTACGAACAGCCATCGGAAACGTGGATGAACCTATTTTTATTGAATCTTACACCGGCCGAAACATCGGAGCCTGTTGTTGCAGGAGCGTCAACAGCATCAGTGTCGGGTAATGGAGCCGGAGGATTTGGCGAAGAGTTTTCGAAATCAAATCCATACATGGCAACGGTGTTGGAGAAAGTTCGGATTACCGGAAGTGATTCAGATAAGGAAGTGTATCATGTTGAACTTTCGCTGGAAGGATCGGGATTGGAATACGAACCGGGCGATTCATTGGGGATTTTTACCAAAAACCCCGAAGCACTGGTGGGAGACATTTTGGCCTTTACCGGTTTCGACCCGGAGCAGAAAGTTGATATTGAAGAGGAGGAGTATAGCATAAAGGAAGCTTTGTCTCACCATCTTGAAATTACATTGTTGACTTTTGATCTGCTGAATAAATATCAGGAGAAAACAAAGAATGCTGAACTCGCCAAATTGCTTGCCGACGATGAAGCGCTCGATGCATATTTGTATGGCCACGATGTGCTCGACTTGCTGGAAGATTATCCGTACGAGTGGAATGCGCATAAGCTGGTTGAAGTGTTGCGCCCTATTCCGCCACGTTTGTATTCCATCTCATCAAGTATGGAAAGTGTGGGAGAAGAAGTTCATGTAACCGTTTCGGTTGTGCGCTACGAGCGTAAAAACCGCAAACGCAACGGAGCATGTTCGTCGCACCTGGCCGACAGTATTGAGATTGATGAACAAATACCGGTTTATATCGATAAAAATCCGTCGTTTAAATTGCCTGCCAACGGATCGAAAATTATTATGGTTGGTGCCGGAACGGGTGTCGCTCCGTATCGTGCTTTTATGCAGCATCGCGAGAGTTTGGGGATTAAAGGGGAGTCGTGGTTGTTCTTTGGCGACCGTCGTTTTAGTTCTGATTTCCTGTATCAAACCGAGTGGCAAAAGCTGTTAAAGAACGAAGTGCTTACTAAAATAGATGTAGCTTTTAGTCGCGATCAGGAAGAAAAAATTTACGTGCAACACAAGTTAAAAGAGCAGCAAAAAGAAGTGTTCGACTGGTTAGAGAACGGTGCCCACCTTTATTTGTGTGGCGACATGAAATACATGGCCAAAGATGTAAATAAGGCTTTGCTTGATATCATTCAAACTCAGGGTGGGATCAGCGAAGAACAAGCCGAAAAATATGTGAAAAATTTGAAGCGTGAAAAGCGTTTCCAGACCGATGTATATTAG